Proteins found in one Nostoc sp. NIES-3756 genomic segment:
- a CDS encoding CAP domain-containing protein, with product MLRKKMWLMWGAFALLSTGCEQIIESLPPLPVVELPSNQPAKPQIPVDATTAQIEAAVRQGINQVRQKNGLQPLKNNVQLAQVARNYSRQMAEKKFFSHTGADGSTLADRVRAGGISYWVVGENLYTSTNIPRPVPSAIEGWMNSPGHRENILRSVYAETGVGVWRVGNTYYITQLFLRRSPLGWP from the coding sequence ATGTTACGAAAAAAGATGTGGCTAATGTGGGGAGCATTCGCTCTATTATCCACTGGCTGCGAACAAATAATCGAATCTTTACCACCTCTGCCAGTAGTCGAATTACCATCAAATCAGCCAGCAAAACCACAAATCCCCGTCGATGCTACAACTGCCCAAATTGAAGCAGCCGTGCGTCAAGGTATCAACCAAGTTAGGCAAAAGAACGGGCTGCAACCCCTCAAAAATAACGTGCAACTAGCCCAAGTAGCGCGGAATTACAGCAGACAAATGGCAGAAAAGAAATTTTTTAGTCATACTGGCGCGGATGGTAGCACCTTAGCAGATAGAGTCCGGGCTGGTGGTATTTCTTATTGGGTAGTGGGTGAAAATCTCTACACCAGCACAAATATTCCTCGTCCTGTACCATCAGCTATTGAAGGGTGGATGAATAGCCCAGGACACCGAGAAAATATTCTCCGTTCCGTCTATGCAGAGACAGGTGTAGGCGTGTGGCGAGTAGGCAACACCTACTATATTACTCAATTGTTCCTGCGGCGATCGCCTCTTGGCTGGCCTTAA
- a CDS encoding ester cyclase yields MSQIDIEKLHLWVQDRDTVLKYSTHVEWRYGEKPDYTHSNEKFAQESTRNHPANSLETLVQNLVRTFDIEANFKTNPNQWLSVVPDQFRMSTNGGSRYTITDLISSGTYKLMIGNTKNYKASEENFVTSTNLFHTAFPDGFLWEVLEVYSGPPNIVFKWRHWGQFTGAFKDYAPTGETIEVIGTSFVHVTDDLKILSLEHYYDNTNFLAKLTSGGKLVKTPENQQKKSTSIWRKLWNFISKLWRRKEKSTSANIQASRCPFAVVK; encoded by the coding sequence ATGAGCCAAATTGACATCGAAAAACTTCATCTTTGGGTACAAGACAGAGACACTGTGTTAAAATACAGCACTCATGTAGAGTGGCGTTATGGTGAAAAACCAGACTATACCCATTCTAATGAAAAATTTGCCCAAGAAAGTACCCGTAATCACCCAGCCAATTCATTGGAAACACTGGTACAAAACTTAGTCCGCACCTTTGATATTGAAGCCAACTTCAAGACAAATCCTAATCAGTGGCTGTCTGTTGTTCCCGATCAATTCCGCATGAGTACTAACGGTGGTTCTCGCTATACAATCACTGACTTGATCAGCTCAGGTACTTATAAATTGATGATTGGGAATACCAAAAACTACAAAGCCAGTGAGGAAAATTTTGTCACTTCAACTAATCTATTTCATACCGCTTTTCCCGATGGTTTCTTGTGGGAAGTGCTAGAAGTTTATTCTGGGCCACCAAATATTGTTTTTAAATGGCGACACTGGGGACAATTTACAGGCGCATTCAAAGACTACGCACCCACAGGAGAGACTATAGAAGTCATTGGTACTAGCTTTGTTCATGTCACAGACGATTTAAAAATCCTTTCTTTGGAACATTATTACGACAACACCAACTTCCTAGCGAAGCTGACATCTGGTGGTAAATTAGTCAAAACACCAGAAAACCAGCAAAAAAAATCCACTTCTATTTGGCGCAAGTTGTGGAATTTCATCAGCAAACTTTGGCGACGCAAAGAGAAATCTACTAGTGCAAATATACAAGCTAGTCGTTGTCCTTTTGCTGTGGTTAAGTGA
- a CDS encoding glycosyltransferase family 4 protein, whose translation MLSTPVGAIGSGIGGGVELTLNNIAQEMVRRGHSVTIVAPQGSIVKGIPVVEIAGEVQTPAQTQTRGEPIILPKNSVLANMWDYARQVQSDYDVIVNFAYDWLPLYLTPFFSTAIAHLISMGSLTDAMDSIIEQVASNFPQTIGVHTLSQSQTFPFADKCRCLANGMDISLYQFCSQPSDFLAWVGRIAPEKALEDAVAAAKITGIPLKIFGFKQNEQYWQDILQKYPDAPIIYRGFLPTEELQQELGQCRALLVTPRWVEAFGNVAIEALACGVPVIAYRRGGLTEIVKDGQTGFLVEPDSVDGLVNAIKRLDEIDRHACRQQAQTEYSQQAMGDRVEQWFRDILIGEEKNC comes from the coding sequence ATGTTATCTACGCCTGTGGGTGCAATTGGTTCGGGTATTGGGGGTGGGGTTGAACTCACGCTCAATAATATTGCCCAGGAAATGGTGCGGCGTGGGCATAGTGTGACGATTGTTGCTCCTCAAGGGTCGATAGTTAAAGGTATACCCGTCGTCGAAATTGCTGGTGAAGTGCAAACACCAGCCCAAACTCAAACCCGTGGTGAACCGATTATCTTACCGAAAAACTCGGTGTTAGCAAATATGTGGGATTATGCTCGGCAAGTGCAATCAGATTACGATGTGATTGTCAATTTTGCCTATGATTGGCTGCCTTTATATTTAACGCCATTTTTTAGTACTGCGATCGCACATTTAATCAGCATGGGTTCGTTGACTGATGCAATGGACTCGATAATTGAGCAAGTTGCTAGTAATTTTCCTCAAACTATTGGTGTACATACCTTGTCTCAATCACAGACATTTCCCTTTGCAGATAAATGTCGTTGTCTTGCTAACGGTATGGATATCTCCCTATATCAATTTTGCTCCCAGCCGAGTGATTTTTTAGCTTGGGTAGGCAGAATAGCCCCGGAAAAAGCTTTAGAAGATGCAGTTGCAGCCGCGAAAATTACAGGTATTCCTTTAAAAATTTTCGGTTTCAAGCAAAATGAACAATACTGGCAAGATATTTTGCAAAAATACCCTGATGCACCCATTATCTATCGGGGTTTCTTACCAACAGAAGAACTACAACAGGAATTAGGTCAATGTCGGGCGCTACTAGTTACGCCTCGCTGGGTAGAAGCCTTTGGGAATGTGGCGATTGAAGCTTTAGCCTGCGGTGTACCCGTGATAGCTTATCGCCGTGGTGGGTTAACGGAAATTGTCAAAGATGGTCAAACAGGTTTTTTAGTAGAACCAGATAGTGTGGATGGGTTAGTTAATGCGATTAAACGCTTAGACGAAATTGACCGCCATGCTTGTCGCCAACAAGCCCAAACAGAATATTCACAACAAGCAATGGGCGATCGCGTGGAGCAGTGGTTTAGGGATATTTTGATAGGAGAAGAGAAAAACTGTTGA
- a CDS encoding class I SAM-dependent methyltransferase → MSTISAPSFLKPYLDDSFNLKQHLQGFVHIDAETLEMKLANAQTQLTQLGKEDFDWEQATTFYRDRVGELYLFELGAWHLESSDYIEDTLRLIADHAQGVVLDFGGGIGTHTIAAALCPQVEQVIYCDINPVSRDFVRYRSEQLGLDKKIVIAQEIPPNKSFDTIVSFDVLEHLPNPSQQVLQFHQILQPEGKIILNWCFFKGFKQEHPFHIDDPEVVNAFFKTIQSNFLEVFHPYFITARCYRKWV, encoded by the coding sequence ATGAGTACAATATCAGCCCCATCTTTCCTCAAACCTTATTTGGATGATTCATTTAATTTAAAACAGCATTTACAAGGATTTGTGCATATAGATGCAGAAACTCTAGAGATGAAATTAGCAAATGCTCAAACACAACTTACCCAGTTGGGTAAAGAAGATTTTGATTGGGAACAAGCTACTACTTTTTATCGAGACAGAGTAGGGGAGCTTTATTTATTTGAGTTGGGAGCGTGGCATTTAGAAAGTTCTGACTACATTGAAGATACACTACGATTGATTGCTGATCATGCTCAAGGTGTGGTGTTAGATTTTGGTGGTGGTATTGGCACTCATACTATTGCGGCTGCCCTTTGTCCTCAAGTGGAACAAGTTATTTATTGTGATATAAATCCTGTTAGTCGTGATTTTGTGCGTTATCGCTCCGAACAATTAGGACTGGACAAGAAAATTGTAATTGCTCAGGAAATACCACCAAATAAGAGTTTTGATACAATTGTTTCGTTTGATGTTTTAGAGCATCTACCTAATCCTAGTCAGCAAGTCTTACAATTCCATCAAATTCTCCAACCAGAGGGGAAAATAATTCTTAACTGGTGCTTCTTTAAAGGTTTTAAGCAAGAGCATCCTTTTCATATAGATGATCCTGAAGTAGTCAACGCTTTTTTCAAGACAATTCAAAGTAATTTTTTAGAAGTTTTTCACCCCTACTTCATTACAGCTCGTTGTTATCGTAAATGGGTTTGA
- a CDS encoding S66 peptidase family protein, with amino-acid sequence MKSAILPEPLKRGDLLRVIAPSGALREFAALQQSVEIWRSRGYRVEISPDIDQRWGYLANKDELRRHQLASAWQDPECRGILCVRGGFGSTRILENWHWPNTTPKWLIGFSDITALLWSLYNAGISGVHAPVLTTLADEPEWSIERLFDLVEGRQVAPLKGCGWGGGVASGILLPGNLTVATHLLSTPILPNLDGVILALEDVTEAPYRIDRMLTQWRLSGLLAKVKGIALGGFTRCEPAANIPSFTVEEVLRDRLADLGIPIVADLPFGHDNPNAALPVGVVVTLDAVQGTLTVFSQTA; translated from the coding sequence ATGAAATCGGCAATCTTACCTGAACCTCTCAAAAGAGGCGATTTACTGCGAGTTATTGCGCCTAGCGGTGCTTTGCGAGAATTTGCAGCTTTGCAGCAGAGTGTAGAAATTTGGCGATCGCGCGGTTATCGTGTAGAAATTAGTCCTGATATTGATCAGCGTTGGGGATATCTAGCTAACAAAGATGAATTGCGCCGCCATCAGCTAGCCTCTGCTTGGCAAGACCCTGAGTGTCGCGGTATTCTCTGCGTTAGAGGCGGTTTTGGAAGCACGCGCATCTTAGAAAATTGGCATTGGCCAAATACTACGCCAAAATGGTTGATTGGCTTTTCTGATATCACAGCTTTGTTGTGGAGTCTTTATAACGCAGGCATATCTGGCGTTCACGCGCCTGTGTTGACTACCTTGGCTGATGAGCCAGAATGGTCAATTGAGCGCCTGTTTGATTTGGTGGAAGGAAGACAGGTTGCACCCCTGAAAGGTTGTGGTTGGGGTGGTGGTGTAGCTAGTGGTATTTTGCTTCCAGGTAATTTGACTGTGGCTACCCATCTTTTAAGTACGCCAATTCTACCTAACTTGGATGGGGTAATTTTAGCTCTAGAAGATGTGACAGAAGCACCATACCGCATCGACAGAATGCTTACACAGTGGCGGTTGAGTGGTTTGTTAGCAAAAGTCAAAGGTATTGCTTTGGGTGGCTTTACTAGATGCGAACCAGCAGCTAATATTCCTAGTTTTACTGTAGAGGAAGTTTTGCGCGATCGCTTGGCTGATTTGGGTATTCCCATTGTAGCCGATTTACCATTTGGTCATGACAATCCCAATGCAGCCTTACCTGTTGGTGTAGTAGTAACTTTAGATGCAGTTCAAGGTACACTCACGGTATTTTCACAAACAGCATAA
- a CDS encoding ABC transporter substrate-binding protein, producing the protein MSFTFLQSQINNFSSNLRKYTWQISIVLILLSICLIFLSGCQETVTKNDKIIHLNLWQSINPPSNRDVFDKLVKKFNQIHPDIQVESIFIGQPQLPKILTAVVGNVPPDILAFDAQNTGQFAELGAIQPLDDWLEELPLKSEVIPNLFEELRLNNHIWSIPLYTANLGIFYRPKLFQAAGITETPKTWDELREVAKKLTIDRNGDKRPEQYGMLLPLGKQEWAVFSWFPFLLSTGGDIVKDNRPNLMNQGAIEALQFWKNLMKDGSATLSPPERGYEEDAFVSGRVAMQITGPWTYIMKSNVDYDVFPMPAKVKQASVSATGVMYLMKTTPAREKAARKFLEYVLSEEFQTEWSIGTGFLPVNRKSLESEAYQQFMSKQPVLKVFMEQMSGAGSRPIIAGYSRLSDSLGRAIEATLLGESPEKALKAAQERLELIWDGN; encoded by the coding sequence ATGAGTTTTACCTTTTTGCAATCCCAAATTAATAATTTTTCTAGCAACTTGAGAAAATATACGTGGCAGATTTCAATTGTATTAATATTGCTGAGTATATGCTTAATATTTTTATCTGGTTGTCAAGAAACAGTCACTAAGAATGACAAAATAATTCATTTAAACTTATGGCAGTCAATTAATCCTCCTAGCAATCGAGATGTATTTGACAAACTAGTCAAGAAATTTAACCAAATACATCCTGATATTCAAGTAGAGTCCATTTTTATAGGTCAACCACAATTACCAAAAATCCTGACAGCAGTTGTAGGAAACGTACCACCAGATATTTTGGCTTTCGATGCACAAAATACAGGTCAGTTTGCAGAATTAGGCGCGATTCAACCTTTAGATGATTGGCTAGAAGAATTACCATTAAAATCTGAAGTAATTCCCAATTTATTTGAGGAATTACGTTTGAATAATCATATCTGGTCAATACCTCTATACACTGCTAATCTGGGTATTTTCTACAGACCAAAACTTTTTCAAGCTGCGGGAATTACAGAAACGCCTAAAACCTGGGACGAATTAAGAGAAGTAGCTAAAAAATTAACTATTGACCGCAATGGTGATAAAAGACCTGAACAGTATGGAATGTTACTACCTTTAGGCAAGCAAGAATGGGCTGTTTTTAGTTGGTTCCCTTTCCTACTAAGTACTGGAGGCGATATTGTAAAAGATAATCGACCAAACTTAATGAATCAAGGGGCAATTGAGGCTTTACAGTTCTGGAAAAACTTGATGAAAGATGGTTCAGCAACTCTTTCTCCTCCAGAACGGGGTTACGAAGAAGACGCTTTTGTCTCAGGTCGGGTAGCAATGCAAATTACAGGGCCTTGGACTTACATCATGAAGTCTAATGTTGATTATGATGTATTTCCCATGCCAGCTAAGGTTAAGCAAGCTTCAGTCTCAGCTACGGGAGTTATGTATTTGATGAAAACAACACCTGCTAGAGAAAAAGCCGCACGCAAATTTTTAGAGTATGTTTTAAGCGAAGAATTTCAAACAGAATGGAGTATCGGAACGGGTTTTTTACCAGTTAATAGAAAATCTCTTGAGAGTGAAGCTTATCAGCAATTTATGAGCAAGCAACCAGTTTTAAAAGTGTTTATGGAACAGATGTCTGGTGCTGGTTCTCGACCAATTATTGCTGGGTATAGTCGCCTATCTGACAGCCTTGGTCGAGCAATTGAGGCAACATTGTTAGGTGAGTCACCGGAAAAAGCTCTCAAAGCAGCACAGGAGCGTTTAGAACTAATTTGGGATGGGAATTAG
- a CDS encoding 1,2-dihydroxy-3-keto-5-methylthiopentene dioxygenase, with translation MATLLLDDGTIESNLDEIVRELAPLGIHLKHYDPGTALLFPHLLTQDVLTDTEKRHMVDLHNSVFEFIQQENGYLWCDLLNVHPGSPNIQTLMATYSQYHTHTAPEPLYVLAGEMIFGFVKPDGSQVQLLVQSQDYLHIPAGVEHWCSLTASLNFKAVRYFTAADGWVPNYTGTLLNESNWGMER, from the coding sequence ATGGCGACCTTGTTACTGGACGACGGCACAATTGAAAGCAATTTAGATGAGATAGTCCGTGAACTTGCCCCGCTTGGTATTCACTTAAAGCACTATGATCCAGGTACAGCGCTGTTATTCCCTCATCTGTTAACACAAGATGTCTTAACAGACACAGAGAAGCGTCACATGGTGGATTTGCACAATAGTGTTTTTGAATTTATCCAACAGGAGAACGGCTATCTTTGGTGTGATTTGCTGAATGTGCATCCAGGTTCGCCTAACATCCAAACTTTAATGGCTACCTACAGCCAGTATCATACTCACACTGCACCTGAACCGTTGTATGTTTTGGCTGGTGAGATGATCTTTGGTTTTGTCAAACCTGATGGTAGCCAAGTACAGCTTTTAGTTCAGTCCCAAGATTATCTTCACATACCCGCCGGGGTAGAACATTGGTGTAGCCTCACCGCATCTTTAAACTTCAAAGCAGTACGCTATTTCACCGCAGCAGATGGCTGGGTTCCCAACTATACAGGAACACTGTTGAACGAAAGTAACTGGGGAATGGAGAGATGA
- a CDS encoding deoxyribodipyrimidine photo-lyase, 8-HDF type has product MSDLVLFWHRRDLRITDNIGLAAARGQSSKVVGVFCLDPNILDRDDVAPARVTYMIGSLRALQERYREAGSQLLILLNDPVQAIPNLAQALNTKAVFWNWDVEPYSQIRDRTIIDILKTKGIQFLTHNWDQILHAPEEIRSGSNTPYTVYSPFWKNWSSKPKAKPVETLQNVEGLTDTEQEIAQKAGVKPLPSAKDLGFFWDADLVIAPGEAAAQAKLAEFTAKAITEYQEQRNFPAVDGTSQLSAALKFGVIGIRTVWQATLEALENSRSEETSASIRTWQQEIAWREFYQHAMYNFPELADGAYREAFKSFPWETNEEHFQAWCEGRTGYPIVDAAMRQMNESGWMHNRCRMIVASFLTKDLLINPQLGEKYFMQKLIDGDLSANNGGWQWSASSGMDPKPVRIFNPASQSQKFDPDAEYIRRWLPELRSIDTEYLVTGKITPLERRAVGYPDPIVDHKKQQQQFKQLYQQQKVTSI; this is encoded by the coding sequence ATGTCTGACTTAGTTTTATTTTGGCATCGCCGCGATTTACGTATTACTGATAATATCGGACTGGCTGCGGCTAGAGGGCAGAGTTCTAAGGTAGTGGGTGTATTTTGTTTAGACCCAAATATTTTAGACAGAGATGATGTTGCTCCGGCTAGAGTGACTTATATGATTGGCAGTTTGCGGGCATTGCAAGAGCGATATCGGGAAGCGGGAAGCCAATTATTAATACTACTCAACGACCCAGTGCAAGCCATCCCTAATTTAGCCCAGGCACTAAATACTAAAGCTGTGTTTTGGAATTGGGATGTAGAACCATATTCGCAGATACGCGATCGCACTATTATTGATATTCTCAAAACTAAAGGCATCCAATTCTTAACTCACAACTGGGATCAAATACTCCACGCCCCAGAGGAAATTCGTTCAGGTAGCAATACTCCCTACACTGTCTATAGCCCCTTTTGGAAAAATTGGAGTAGCAAACCCAAAGCTAAACCAGTGGAAACCCTACAAAACGTTGAGGGGCTGACAGATACTGAGCAAGAAATCGCTCAAAAAGCTGGAGTCAAACCTTTACCTAGCGCGAAAGATTTAGGATTTTTTTGGGATGCAGACTTGGTAATTGCCCCAGGAGAAGCAGCAGCGCAGGCAAAGTTAGCAGAATTTACCGCTAAAGCCATCACCGAATATCAAGAACAGCGTAATTTCCCCGCCGTTGACGGCACATCACAACTGAGTGCAGCATTAAAATTTGGCGTAATTGGCATTCGCACAGTTTGGCAAGCCACTCTAGAAGCGTTAGAAAATAGCCGTAGCGAAGAAACTAGCGCCAGTATTCGTACATGGCAACAAGAAATAGCATGGCGGGAATTTTATCAACACGCCATGTATAACTTTCCTGAATTAGCTGATGGGGCTTACCGCGAAGCTTTTAAAAGCTTCCCTTGGGAAACTAATGAAGAACATTTTCAGGCTTGGTGTGAGGGCAGAACAGGTTATCCTATAGTTGATGCAGCCATGCGCCAGATGAATGAAAGCGGCTGGATGCACAATCGTTGCCGAATGATTGTTGCTAGTTTCTTAACTAAAGACTTACTAATTAATCCCCAACTTGGCGAAAAATATTTTATGCAAAAGCTCATTGATGGCGATTTGTCTGCCAATAATGGCGGCTGGCAATGGAGTGCTTCTAGCGGTATGGATCCTAAACCCGTAAGGATTTTTAACCCTGCCAGCCAATCTCAAAAATTTGACCCTGATGCCGAGTATATCCGGCGATGGCTGCCCGAATTAAGGTCAATAGATACAGAATATTTAGTAACTGGGAAAATTACACCGCTAGAGCGTCGTGCTGTTGGTTATCCTGACCCAATTGTTGATCATAAAAAACAGCAACAGCAATTTAAACAACTTTATCAACAGCAAAAAGTTACTAGTATTTAG
- a CDS encoding response regulator, with protein sequence MSNSSEKLHSQNITDTYNSLDGLHILVVDDNADSLFLTTCVLESYGIQVTTATSATEALETVKQLKFDMLIFDIAMPDMDGFTLVNQIRNNILTENRNIPAIALTALGSEEDYNMALKSGFQGYVNKPLDPNILTEEILKLVGSSVVGNGVNSY encoded by the coding sequence GTGTCAAATAGCTCGGAAAAACTGCATTCACAAAACATTACAGATACATATAATTCTTTAGATGGATTGCATATATTAGTAGTAGATGATAATGCCGATAGTCTGTTTTTAACTACCTGCGTTTTAGAAAGTTATGGTATTCAAGTAACCACGGCAACATCAGCCACAGAAGCACTAGAGACAGTCAAACAATTGAAGTTTGATATGTTAATTTTTGACATTGCTATGCCGGATATGGATGGATTTACATTAGTTAATCAAATTAGAAATAATATACTTACAGAAAATAGGAATATTCCTGCGATCGCTCTCACTGCACTAGGCTCAGAAGAAGATTACAACATGGCTTTGAAATCTGGTTTTCAAGGATATGTAAATAAACCATTAGACCCCAATATTCTTACTGAAGAAATCCTCAAACTTGTAGGAAGTTCTGTAGTAGGAAATGGGGTTAATAGTTATTAG
- a CDS encoding alpha/beta hydrolase, producing the protein MGIFGKGKSIKVFTGLLSTLTLTQILATNTPVKAAETVVVRFGLFAESIPVTDLKKAAETGEFPRSLDLFTRRLSEQQRRTVIRALRIRVPLNVVTISRLLNTQIGTTILNDLSTAVAREDQAGATALRGSLVLGANAPQGLSILSFIAAYPSKTLEVNLPQAFQVAGSLNNAFWRTQQFLLAINPQLDARKPNISLPFDPSEPGNAQVQVLNLSLNDQKRDRQIPVDIYWSTAATQEKPVIVYTHGMGSVRTDLRYIAEHLASHGYIFVALEHPGSNQTHTDLALKGKTRFLQPQEFLDRPRDISFVLNELERLNQTTGNPLQGKLATNNTMLIGYSFGGGTALTVAGGELQITGIRERCQNKLAISSFGETLQCVAQELPEKSYQLQDNRVKQVMALNPTASIMFGETGLTQVKIPTLIVASSADKTTPALTEQIVPFSKILSPKWLVGIIGGTHLSVKDPSATLDQAKKPNTPLTGGEIVGEQAADVRKLMKAIALAMAAQLTPEASKYAIFLTPDYAQLASTNTFPFRIVTQIPPGAVPISKQ; encoded by the coding sequence ATGGGAATTTTTGGCAAAGGCAAAAGTATAAAAGTTTTTACAGGTCTTTTATCTACACTTACCCTCACACAGATTTTGGCTACCAACACCCCTGTAAAAGCAGCCGAGACAGTTGTAGTCAGGTTTGGGTTGTTTGCTGAATCGATTCCTGTGACTGACTTAAAAAAGGCGGCGGAGACTGGTGAATTTCCGAGAAGTTTAGACTTGTTCACTAGGAGACTATCTGAACAACAGCGCCGTACAGTCATTAGAGCGTTAAGAATAAGAGTACCTTTAAATGTAGTTACCATCAGTAGGTTACTAAATACTCAAATTGGCACAACTATTCTCAATGACCTATCCACGGCTGTGGCACGCGAAGACCAAGCAGGCGCAACAGCTTTAAGAGGTAGTTTGGTTTTGGGTGCTAATGCGCCTCAGGGATTGTCTATTCTTAGCTTTATTGCAGCTTATCCCAGCAAAACTTTAGAAGTTAACTTACCGCAAGCCTTTCAAGTGGCGGGGAGTTTAAACAATGCTTTCTGGCGTACGCAACAATTTTTGCTGGCAATTAACCCCCAACTCGATGCCAGAAAACCTAATATTTCCTTACCTTTTGACCCTAGCGAACCAGGAAATGCTCAAGTACAAGTGCTTAACTTAAGTTTGAATGATCAAAAACGCGATCGCCAAATTCCAGTTGATATATATTGGTCAACTGCTGCAACACAAGAAAAACCCGTCATTGTCTATACTCATGGGATGGGGTCAGTCCGCACAGATTTACGTTATATTGCTGAACATCTGGCTTCCCACGGATATATATTTGTCGCTTTAGAACATCCTGGTAGTAATCAAACACATACAGATTTAGCTCTCAAAGGTAAAACTCGGTTTTTACAACCCCAAGAATTTTTAGATCGTCCTAGAGATATCAGTTTTGTTTTGAATGAATTAGAAAGGCTCAATCAAACAACTGGAAATCCCTTACAAGGGAAATTGGCTACCAATAACACAATGCTTATAGGCTACTCTTTTGGTGGCGGTACAGCTTTAACAGTGGCTGGAGGCGAGTTACAAATCACAGGTATTAGAGAACGCTGTCAAAATAAATTAGCAATTTCGAGCTTTGGGGAAACTCTTCAATGCGTTGCTCAAGAATTACCTGAGAAAAGCTATCAACTTCAGGATAACAGAGTTAAACAGGTAATGGCTTTAAATCCAACCGCTTCAATCATGTTTGGTGAAACTGGTTTAACTCAAGTGAAAATCCCGACGTTAATTGTTGCTAGTTCCGCAGATAAAACTACCCCAGCTTTAACAGAACAAATCGTTCCATTTAGTAAAATTCTCTCACCAAAATGGCTAGTAGGCATTATTGGTGGTACACATTTAAGTGTCAAAGACCCCAGCGCCACATTAGACCAAGCAAAAAAACCCAATACACCTTTAACTGGTGGCGAAATTGTTGGTGAACAAGCCGCCGATGTGCGTAAATTAATGAAAGCGATCGCATTAGCAATGGCCGCACAACTCACACCAGAAGCCTCAAAATACGCTATCTTCCTCACCCCAGACTACGCTCAACTAGCCTCAACCAACACCTTCCCCTTCCGCATAGTTACACAAATCCCTCCCGGAGCCGTTCCCATAAGTAAGCAATAG